The Streptomyces sp. NBC_00286 nucleotide sequence GTGGCGACGGTCGTGGTCGCGGCGACCCGGATCTTGTTGCTGCGCAGTCGTGCCATTACGAGGGAGTCCTCCTCTAGGCGGCGCGCGCCGGGGTGGGGGCGCACGTCTGTGGGGGGTGCGCGCGTGATCGCGCGCACAACCAGGAGCGTTGCGTTCCGCTACCGGCTGAGACACCAGCGTGATCCGAACTTCCGTACAGCTCAAGGGAGTTGAGGCTTTGTCATGTGTACGTCACGTGAAGGAAATGAGGCGCGGGGTGATGTGCGGTGTGACTCCCAGTAAGTCCGGGAAAGTATTGGCATGGACACTTCCCGTCAACTGTGTGCGGTGGTACGCAAGTTATGGCAGAGATCCTGCTAAAGGGAGGTTCCATGCGACGTTCCCGACTTATGGCATACACGACCTCATTACTCCTCGCCGTCGCTTTCGCCCTCACCGGGGCCACGGCGGCGCAGGCATCGGAACAGTCCGCGGCGACCGGCTATGTGGCCCTCGGCGACTCCTACTCCTCCGGAGTCGGCGCGGGCAGCTATATCGGCTCCAGCGGCAACTGCAAGCGCAGCACGAAGGCGTACCCGCACCTCTGGGCCGCCGCCAACTCACCCTCGTCGTTCCACTTCACGGCCTGCTCGGGCGCTCGTACGGGTGATGTCGTGGCCAACCAGCTGGGCCCGCTCGGCTCCGGCACCGGACTCGTCTCCATCACCATCGGCGGCAACGACGCCGGGTTCGCCGATGTCATGACGACCTGTGTGCTGCAGTCCGAGAGCGCCTGCGTCGCCCGCATCAACACGGCGAAGGCGTACGTCGACTCGACGCTGCCCGGCAGACTCGACTCCGTCTACTCGGCGATCAGCGCGAAGGCTCCGGCGGCCCATGTGGTCGTCCTGGGCTACCCCCGCTTCTACAAACTCAGCGGCAGCTGCGTGGCCGGCATGACCGAAGGCGAACGGTCCGCCATCAACAACGCCGCCGACTATCTGAACAGCGCCATCGCCAAGCGTGCCGCCGACCACGGCTTCACCTTCGGCGACGTCGTGCCCACCTTCACCGGGCACGAGATCTGCTCCGGCAGCTCCTGGCTGCACAGCGTCAACTGGCTGAACATCGGGGAGTCGTACCACCCGAAGGCGGCCGGACAGTCCGGCGGTTATCTGCCCGTGCTCAAGAGCGTGGCCTGACCGCCAAGTTGTGAGACGCGCCTACGGCGTAGGGGAGGCCCCGCCCGTTGTCGGGGTCTCCGTCTCACACGTCACCGAGAACGCCACCGAGTCGGACGTCGCATGTACGGGGCTACGGACCTCGACGCTCATCTCGTTCTCGTAGGTGCCGTCGGCGTTGTGCTTCGTCTCCACATGGTTGACCTGCTGGGACGTGTCACCGCCGGAGAACGACAGCGACTTCCAGCCCGGATCCGAGGGCTCCCCGCTCTGTGTCACCCAGCGGTAGTCGACCTCCGCCGGGGCGCGGCCCACCGTGATCGTCGCCGTGAACGTGGGCGCCTCCGCTCCCGGCGGCGGACAGGCGCCGCTGTACTGCGTGTTGGAGCCCGACAACGACACCTCGACGGACTGGGGAGGCGGGGAGCTCGTCTGGCCGCCGTCCGTCGAGCCGCCGTTCGTGCCACCGTCCGTGCCCGAAGTCTCGCCGGTGGTCGTACCGCCGTCGTCGCCGCCTCCGCTCGTACCGCCGTTGTCCTCGCCGCCGGTCGTGGAGCCGCCGTTGCCGGTGCCGCCCGTGGTGCCACCGGTGGTGCTGCTCTCGTCGCTCCCTCCGTTGTCATTGAGCAGGGCGTACGTCAGTCCCGCGAAGGCGAGCGCGAGGGCGACCAGGCCCGCGATCAGGACGACCGTGGCGCGCCGGGGATGGGCGGGCTCGGCGGGCTGTGCGGTGGTGGTCGTGGCGGCGGGGGTCGGGGGCGCGGTGGGAGCGGCCGGCTGGGGGTGTGGTGCGGGCCGGGTCGGCTGGGGGAGGGCCGCGACGGTCGGCGCGTAGGCGGCGGCTGTCGTACGAGGCGTGCCGCCTGCCGCGATCAGGCGCAGGTCTTCCTCGGCGGCCTCGCCCGAGAGTCGTTCGGCCGGTTCCTTGCGCAACAGGCCCTCGATGACCGGGGTCAGCGGGCCCGCACGGCGCGGCGGCGGCAGCTCCTCGTCGACGACCGCGCGCAGGGTGCTGAGCGGGGTGTCCTGGCGGAACGGCGAGTTTCCCTCGACCGCCGCGTACAGCATCACGCCCAGCGACCACAGGTCGGACTCGGGACCCGGCGTGCGCCCCAGCGCACGCTCCGGCGCCAGGAACTCCGGCGAGCCGATCACCTCGCCCGTCATGGTGAGTGCGGAGCTGCCCTCGACCATGGCGATGCCGAAGTCGGTGAGGATGATGCGGTCGTCGTTCGACATCAGTACGTTGCCGGGCTTCACGTCGCGGTGCAGTACCCCGGCCTCGTGCGCGGCGCGCAGTGCGGCCAGCACCTCGGCACCGATGTGCGCGGTGCGCTGCGGCGACAGCGGGCCCTCGGCGTCCAGGAGGTCGTAGAGAGAGATGCCGCGGACCAGCTCCATCACGATCCAGGGGCGGCCCTCTTCCATGGCCACGTCGTACACCGTCACCACGTTCCGGTGCGCCACCCGGGCCGCGGCCCAGGCCTCGCGCTCCAGGCGCGCGTACATCCGCTCCACCTCGGGAGCGGGCAGCCCGGCCGGGGCGCGTACCTCCTTGACGGCGACCTCGCGGTGCAGCACTTCGTCACGGGCGCGCCAGACGGTCCCCATGCCGCCCTCGCCCAGCGGGGACAACAGGCGGTAACGCCCCGCGATCACCCGTTCACTGCGTGCCTCTTCCGACACGGACGTCCCCCATTCGCAACCGCACCATTCTGAACAAAAGTAGCTCAACCGAGCGCGGTTGCCGCCCCTTGGAGTACCAATCCAGCCCCAAGGGCCACGACGACGAACGCGGAGCCGAGGGCGACGTTCCTGCGCACCAGCGCGGCGACCGGGCCGCCGGTCCAGCGGGGTCCGTTCTCCAGCAGACGGCTGACCCCGCTGCCCAGCTTGACCACGGCGACCCCGGCCGCCGTCAGCGTCAGGGCGAGCCCGACGCCGTACGCGAGAACGAGCAGGAACCCGAACCAGGCCTTGCCGAGCGCGGCGGCGCCCACCAGGACGACGACGGCAGAGGGGCTCGGCACCAGCCCGCCGGCGAAGCCGAGCAGGATCGTGCCGCGCACGGTGGGCGCGATCTCGTGCGTGTGGGTGAAGCCGCCGTGGGTGTGCGTGTGGGTGTGGCCGGAGTGGGAGTGCTTGCGCTTGTGGTCGTGGCCGTGCGCCTGTGCGTGATCGTGCTGGTCGGTGTGTGCGTGGTGGTGGCCGGGCGGGTGGGGTTCGGTGCGGGCGGGGGCTTCCAGGAGCGCTGAGGCTTGGCCGGGCGCGGAGGTGCGGGCTCCGCCGTCCGCCGCGTGGGCGAGGACGAGAGGGCGCTCGTGCTGTTCGGCGTGCTCGTGGGTGTCCCCGTGGTGATGGGTGTCGCCATGCGGGTGTTCGTGGTTTTCGTGATCGTGTGTGTGGCCGTGCGCATGCCCGTGATCGTGATCGTGTGTGTGGCCGTCTTCGTGCCCATGGCTGTGGTCATGGCCCGGAGCGTGCTCGTGCCGGTGGGCCCGGGCGCGCCAGGCCTTGCGTACGAGCGTCAGGCCCGCCGCCATCACCAGGGCGCCGCTCGTGATGCCCAGCCACGTCACCACAGAAGGCGCCGCAGCCGAGCCGGCCGTGACCAGCAGGCCGAGCGCGACCACGCCCAGGGTGTGGGTGACCGTCACCGACGCGGCCAGGGGGAGGACGTCGCGCATGCTGGCCCGGCCGCCGCGGGCCGCGGCCGTCGCGGCCATCAGCGTCTTGCCGTGACCGGGCGCGAGCGCGTGCATGGCGCCCAGGACCACCGCGATGACGAGGGCCAGCGCCGCGAAGCCCGTACTCAGGTCGTGCCGGGCCACCAGATCGTCCAGGGCGCGGGTGAACCGGTCGGCGCCGCGCGGAAGTATGGAGGAGGCGGGGGCGTCGGCGTTCTCCTCGGCGAGGGCGGGACCGCCGGGGCGGACCGTCATCGACGCGGTCGCCGTGTCCTCCGGGGACTGCAGCAACTCCTCGGGGTAGCTGCTCAGTTCGCGCGACACGGACTTCGTGGGAACGTCCGAGGAGGCGAGGGTCATCCGGTCGCCTCGCGCGGTGACCTCGCGCCAGCCGGGCCCGTTGTCGACGGAGGCGCGAAAGCCGAGGGAGAACTCACCCTTCGGCAGCGGCGCTGTCCAACGGCACTCCACTCGGAGCGTCTCGAGCCCGGCCTGCCCTGGCCGCACCTGTACGCGGCTCTCGCCGGCCTTCAGCGCGACCTCGCGCCCGTCCACGGTCACCCGGCTCTTCCCGGCCGCCGTCGCGCACCGCTCCCGGGCCCAACTCGCCTTGCCCGCCTCCTTGATCTGAGGCTTGGCCTGGGTCGCCGGGATCTCCGCCAGGTCCTCCACATGGTCGATCCGCAGCTTCTCGGGACCGATGACGAGCCCGTCGTACCGATTGACGGTGAAGTTGCCGAGCGGGTGCGCGGCCGCGGTCCCCGCGGGGACAAGCAGCAGAGCGAGGGTGCCCATGAGAACGGCCACGCAGGCGGCGAACCGGCGACGGGTCGGGGAGTTCTTCCGGCTCTTCAGGCCTGCGGAAGCTGTGCTCACTTGGCACCGCCCAGTTCGTTCAGGGCCGTACGGGCCGCTTTGGCGCCCACCGGGGAGAAGCCCGGGTTGAGTTCGAGTGCCGCCGACAGGTTGTCGCGGGCTTCCTTCTTGTTGCCGTTGGCGTGTTCGATCATGCCGCGGTGGTAGAGGAAGGTGGCGTCGCGGTAGCCGGTGGCCGTGGCGCGGCGGGCGTAGGGGAGGGCTTCCTCGTCGCGGCCGTTGACGTGCAGGGCCCAGGCGAGGGCGTCCGCGGTGTGCACGGTCTCGCGGCGGTCCCACTCGGCCCGCGCGGCGCGCAGGGCGGACTCGCGGTCGCCGTGGTCGGCCGCCGCGAGGGCCGTGTCGAGGTCGGCGTTGACGCCGTTCGCGCGGGCCAGCGCGGTCCACGCGTCGACCAGGGCGTACTGGTCGCGGGCCTTCGCCTTGTCGCCCTCGGCGCCCCGGGCCTCGTACAACTCGCCCAGCGCGACCAGCGGGCCGGGCAGCGGAAAGCCGGCCACGACCTCCTCCATGCCGCGGATCGCCGCCGCCTGGTCGCCGTTCGCGGCCTGGGCGCGGGCGCGGCCCTCCAGGGCCGGGAGGTAGGTGCGGTCTGCTCGCAGTGCCCGTGCGTAGTGCGTCAGGGCGGTCTCGTACTCGCCCTCGCGCCAGGCGAGTTGACCGAGCGAGGTCGCCACGTACGCCACGTCTCCGGGCGCCGTGGCACTGCTGAGCGCCTGCTCCAGGACGCGCCGCGCGGTGGGTACGTCGCCGCGCAGCTCGCGTACGTAGGCGTACCGGGTGAAGACGGGGATGCCGGGGCGCCGGGCGTCGGCTTGGTCAGAGGCCTTCAACGCCTCGTCGTAGCGGCCGAGTTCGACCAGCGCGTCGATCCGCGAGGACAACGCCCGCTCGTTGTACGGGTTCTCCTCCAGCGCGTTCTCCGCGTACCGCAGCGCCCCGGGGAAGTCGTGCCGCGCGGCGGCCAGCGCCGACCGGCCGGCGAGCGCCGGGTCGTTGTCGGGCTTCAGCTTCAGCGACCGGTCCAGCGCACGCTGTGCCTGCGGATAACGCGACGGGTCGCCGTTGGTGCGCGCCTGCTCGACGTACGCGACACCGAGCGTGGCCCACCCGCTGAAGTCCTTGGGCTGCGCCTTCAGGTGCCCCTGGAGCGCGGAAATGCTTTCGTTGAGATTCCCCCCGGCCAGCAACTCGGGCGCGGTCCCGGGCACGGAGGCCACGGCCTTCACCCCACCGTCATCCCGGGACCCGATCACGACGGCCCCCGCGGTCATCGCAACGGCGAGGGCCACAGTGCAAGCGGCCAGCCGCACCACCCGAGCCCGCCGCGACTCCGGCGCCGCCTCGGGGCGGCCCGGTGCGGAGTCCGGCGTGGGCTCCGTGGATTGGGGCGTGTCCTCGCCCTCGGTGGGCGCGGCGGCGTCCGTACGAGCCGTCTGCTGCTCGGCCTCGACGGCGCCGTCCTCGTTCTCGCGCGGGGACATGCCCTCTCCTCGATCTTCCGAAGGTGCGGTGGTACGGAGTTGAAGGCGCGGCCCGCGCCGTGGGGGAACGGTGGTTACGGGCCGCGTCAGTTTGTGGGGGACGTGTTAAGTCCGGTGCGGTAAGCGCCCCTTTAGGGGCGCGGGGAACTGCGCGACCAGCCACAACGGACCCGCAGTTCCAAACCGCCTAACCAGCGGATGCTTAGTAGTAGCCGCGGATCCGGCGTCGGCTGCGCCACCACATCAGGCCGGTGCCGATCAGCAGGAAGCCAGCCGCACCAGACACCGCCGACACGGCGATCAGCGTGGTGTCGTCCATGCCGCCGATGTTGCTGCCACTCGTACCCGTGGGCGTCAGCGCGTCACCGAGCTGGTTGCGCACATCGCCCTTGGTGGCATCCGTGCCCTTGGCCAGCGGACCGCGCGAACCCTCGGTCGGCAGAGCGACGAACGGGAAGGACTTCTCGAATTCCTTGTCGTTCTTGTTGACCGCGTCACCCAAGTCGTTCTTGGCGCCGAGCAGTTCACCCTCGACGACCTGAAGCGAGGCGTCGATCACGTCGTCCGTGAGCCGGCGCCCGTTCGGGAAGCCCGCGTTGTCGCCGTCCAGCACACCGAGCCGCTTCGGCTTCGCCGCCGGCTTGATCGACGTGTTGAGCCGCAGCATCTCCGAAGCCCGTACGTGCGGCGGCTGGTTGAGGTCGGGTACGCCCTTCAGGAAGACGTCCACGAGGTCGTTCCTGGGCTCGTCCGGCGCGGGGATCTTGTAGATCGCCTCGATGAGCTTCGGCAGCTCCGGTTCCGTCACGTTCTTCAGGAACTGGGCGTCGTCCCACGGCGCGGACGCGTTGAACGTGTCCTTGTCCTTGATCGGGTTGACGACCTCGTTCACCAGCGGGTTCCCGAGCCGCGAGACCTGCCTGAACTTCCCGTCCGCGCCCTTGCGGTTCGTCGTCGCCCAGATCCCGACGACCGGCTGCTTGGCCGACTCCTGGATGAACTCGTTCGGCAGCTGCAGGGCGATGGAGTTGACGTTGTATTCCTTGAGAGTGTCGTTGCCGACCTCCGACAGGTTCCCGCCGTACAGCAGGTCGAAGACCCGCAGGTCCGCGAAGAACGGGTCGTCCGCCTGACCTGCGAAGGTCTTGGCGTCGTACGACCCCAGCTCCTTGACCGCCTGGTCACGCAGCTTGGCGTAGTCCGGCATCGACGCCTTGCCGACGTTCGACGGCGCGACCGGCACATCGTCCGCGACGTACGTCCGCTTCACGGCCTTCTGGTCCTTCAGCTGCAGCAGCTGAAGGTCGTAGGTCTGCGTGATGTTCAGGTCGGGGTCGTCCAGGCTCTCGACCGGCCCCGTGTTGTACAGGAAGCTCTTGTCGTTCTTGACGTGCGTGTCGAACGTGTAGCGGAAGAGCAGATCGCCCTGCGCGTCGCCGTCCTTGTCGATGTGGATGTCGTACTGGGCGTCCTCGGCGAACGTGTAGAAGTTCGGTCCGCCCGCCGGCTCCTCGAAGGGGATCACGTTCGCGACGATCGTCGTGGTGTCGGGGGCGTCCGGGCTCACGAACGCGTACAGGTCCGTGTTGTCGAACTGCGGCGTCCCCGAGATCAGCGGGGCCTCCCGGTGGCTGGAGGCGCTCGCCTCCTGAGGCGCGAGCGCGGTCACGCCTGCGGCTGCTAGCGATCCGGTAGCCAGCGCACCACAGACGAGGGTCGCGAGGCCCCTGCGTCCCACGATCCTGCGGGTGTTAGGTGTCATGCCGTCCGTCCTCTTACAAGCTGCGTTCCGGCGGTGATGGCGAGGGACGACGGACGGGCCCTGTCCGTTCGGCCTTGCGCTCTTGCCGCGTGTTTTCTTGCCTGACACACGCCATTCGGCGCCGTCGGGCGGGCGGATTGGTTTGAGTTTCACTCGAGTTTTTCGACGAGTTGATCTGCGGACCCATCCGAACGGGCGTCGGCGCCGAATGCTTGACTGTCGGCACAGGCCGACACGCGGCCGGGAGAGGGGGTTACGGGTGCAGGCGGACGAACTTCTGGTGCTCGTGGCCAAAGGCGACCAGAAGGCTTTCGAGGATCTGTACGGACTGGTGTCCGGACCGGTCTTCGGTCTGGTGCGCCGCGTGGTGAGGGACCCGGCCCAGTCGGAGGAGGTCGCCCAAGAAGTGCTGCTCGAACTCTGGCGCTCCGCCGCCCGCTACGACCCCGGCCGAGGCAGTGCGCTGTCCTGGGTCCTGACCCTCGCGCACCGCCGCGCCGTCGACCGGGTGCGCAGCGCCCGCGCGGCCGGCGAACGCGAGATGCGCGAGGCCCAGCGCGCCAACGGGCCCGCCTTCGACCAGGTCGCCGAGGAGGTCGAGGCAGGCCTCGAACGCGAATGGGTACGCCGCTGCCTGGACACGCTCACCACACTGCAACGCCAGTCCGTCACCCTCGCCTACTACGACGGCTACACGTACCGTGAAGTGGCCGAGCGCCTCTCATTACCGCTCGGCACGGTCAAGACGCGCATGCGCGACGGACTCACACGGTTGCGCGAATGCCTGGGAGGTGCCGTATGACCGTCCTCTTCAGGCGCGGCGAACTACATTCGCTGGCCGCCCCGTACGCCCTCGACGCCCTGGATCCCCGCGAACAGCAGCGTTTCGAGAAGCACTTGAAGCGCTGCGACAGCTGCGCCGCCGAGGTGCGCCTGCTGCGCGAGGACGCGGTCCGCCTCGCGTGGAACACGGCCGCCCCGCCGCCGGCCGCGATGCGCGACCGGGTCCTCATGGCCGTACGGACGACACCCCAGGAGGCCGCTCCGGGGCAGACCGCCCAGGGTCCGCAGCCGCATCAGCGGGCCAGACAGCAGCCGCTGCCCGGGATGCGTGCCGTACGGCCGCGTCCCTCGCGGCTGCACGGCCTGCTGTCCCCGCTCGCCGCCACCACGGCCGCTGCGGCGCTCGTCGTCGCGGCGCTGTTCGGCGTCCAGGCGTCCCGCACCCAGGACCAGCTCGACCAGGAGCGGACCCAGGCACGTGAGATCGCCAACATTCTCGCGGCCCCTGATGCCGCCGCGAGTGCCGGACGCATCTCAGGCGGACAGAGCATCAATGTCGTCGCGTCCGCCTCGGCGCGCGCCGCCGTGGTCACCCCAGCGGGCCTCGGCAACCCGACGAACGGAAGGGTTCACCAACTGTGGCTCATGCGACCAGAGGTCCAACCGCGCTCCCTGGGCCTGTTCGAGGGCGACACGCCCTTGCTCGCCACGGATTTGAATCCCGACGCGACCTCACTCGCTGTCACCGTCGAGCCACAGGGCGGCTCTCCACAGCCCACATCTGCACCAGTTGTCCAACTCGCCCTGAAATCAGTCGGATTCGGAGAGTAATCGTCAGAGTAATCGTCAACGGCCTTACGGGGAAGGTGAATCCTGCGCCCGGGATACACGAGTGTCATGAGGGAGCGATAGGGTTAACCTGCCCGGGCCGGGTGCCCTCGTATGGGTGGGGAGTGACATGGAACAGATAACAGTGCGTGGCAGGGCGCGAGTCCCTGCGATCACCTGCGGGAGCAGCGCGACGAGTTCGCGCCTCGACCGTCATCTCTCGGTGCTGGGTGGCCCCGCCATCCCGCAGGGAGAGACGACCGAGGCGACCTCGCTGATGCGTGAGCTGACCGCACGCGACCACACGCAGGAGCGCAACAGCAGGCGCGCACGAGTGCGGCGGGTCTCGCTCTTCGCCCCCCTGCGCCGACTGCGCCGTTCCCTGTTCGGCGGCCGCTGACCAGCGCCCCCGGTCACTGACCGGCAGCCGAACCCGGACACCTTCGCACCCGCTTCCCACCCGCGGTGCGAAGGTTTCACACGTTCACAGGAGTTGACGCTCAGCGTCCGCCGGTCGCGTACCGGCGGACGGCGAGCGGCAGGAACACCGCGATCAGTGCCGCGCACCAGGCCAGCGATCCCGCCACCGGATGCGCCACGGGCCAGGCGGCACCCTCCGGCACCGGCGCATTGCCGAACAGATCCCGCACCGCCGTCGTCACCGCGCTGATCGGGTTCCACTCGGCCATCGTGCGCAGCCAGCCCGGCAGATTGTCCGTCGGAATGTACGCATTCGACAGCAGCGGCAGGATGAAGGTCGCCCCACCCAACTGCCCCGCCGCCTCCTCGCTCTGGGACAAGAGCCCGAGCAGAATCCCGATCCACGCCATGGCGAACCGGAACAGCAGCAGCAACGCGACGGCCGCCACGGCCTCCAGCGCCGACCCCTCAACGCGCCAGCCCACCGCGAGCCCGACCAGCAACAGGGGCACCATGCCCGCGGCGGTCAGCACCAGATCGGACGCCGCCTGACCCAGCGGCACCGCGGCCCGGCTCATCGGCAGCGTACGGAAACGGTCCATCACGCCCCGGTGCGAGTCCTGGGCCGCCTGGAACATCCCCGTCATGATCCCGTTCGCCGCGGTCGCCACCAGCAGCCCCGGCACCAGGAACGAGCGGTACTCGGCGCCCGGCATGGCGAGCGCGCTGCCGAAGACATAGCCGAAGAACAACAGCATCGTGATCGGCATCGTCTGAGTGAGGATCAGCAGCCCGGGATTGTGCCGGACCCGCTGAAGCTGCCGGCCGAGCATGGCCGTGGTGTCGTACGCGAGGGCACTCATGCCACGAAGTCCTTACGGTCGGTCGGGCGGTCGGTCAGACGCAGGAACACGTCGTCGAGGCTCGGCGGACGCAGACTCGCGTCGAGCAACGGCACGGCCGCGGCGTCCAGTTCGCGTACGAGACGGGGAAGCGTGAGCGTCGGATCGGTGGTGACGGCGCCGACGGCGTGCCGCTCACGATCGAAGTGCGGTTCGGCGCCGGTGAGTTGATCGAGTACGACCGCCGCCGCGGCCATCGCGTCCGCGTGCGCGACGACGACTTCCGCGTACGAGCCGATGAGCGCCTTGAGCGCGGCGGGTGAACCGGTGTGGGCGACCCTGCCCTCGTCCACCAGGGCGATGTCGTCGGCCAGTTGATCGGCTTCCTCCAGATACTGCGTGGTCAGCAGCACCGTCGTACCGTCCGCGGCGAGGTCGCGTACCGCCTGCCAGATCTGGTTGCGGCTGGCCGGGTCGAGTCCGGTCGTCGGCTCGTCCAGAAACAGCACCTCGGGCCGCGTGATGAGGCTCGCGGCCAGGTCGAGGCGGCGCCGCATGCCGCCGGAGTACGTGGACGTGGGGCGGTCCGCGGCTTCGGCGAGCTCGAAGCGGTCGAGGAGTTCGTCGGCGCGGGCCTGCGCCTTCGGGACGCGGCGCAGCTTCGCGAAGAGCCGCAGGTTCTCCCGCCCCGTGAGGTCGCCGTCGACCGAGGCGTACTGGCCCGTCACGCCGATGGCGCGGCGGACCGCGTCCGGCTCCCGTACGAGGTCGTGGCCCGCGATCCGCGCGGACCCCGCGTCGGGCCGTAGCAGCGTCGTCAGGACCCGTACGGCCGTGGTCTTGCCTGCGCCGTTCGGCCCGAGCATCCCGCAGACCGTGCCGCCGGCGACGGCGAGGTCCAGCCCACGCAGGGCGTGGACCTCCCCGAAGCCCTTCTCGAGCCCTTCACTAAGTACAGCGTACGTAGAAGTCATGGCTCGACCATAGCGCACTACGTACGGTGTACGTAACTAGGATGGTCACGAGGTGATCGACAGATGGCAGCACGAGGGGCCGAACCCGAGGTGATCTGGGCCCGACCCGAGCGCACGGGACGCGGTCCGCGGCCCGCGTACAGCCGCGCCGACATCGCGGCCGCCGCGGTGCGGATCGCGGACGAACGAGGACTCGACGCCGTCTCGATGCGCCATGTGGCGGCCGAACTGGGCTGCGGCACGATGTCGCTCTACAACTACGTGCCGCGCAAGGAGGACCTGTACGAGCTGATGGTCGACGCCGTCGCCGCCGAGCACGAGCTGTGGGAGCCGTCGGGCGACTGGCGCGCCGACATGCTCCGGGTCGCCCGGCAGGCCCGCGCGCTCATGCTCCGCCACACGTGGCTGCCGGCGCTGATGTCCCCGGTGTACGGGTTCAGCCCGAACGCCCTGCGCTATCTCGAGCACTGCCTGGTCTGCCTGGACCCCTTCGAGGGGACGTACGGCACGAAGTTCGAGTTGATCGCGATGATCAACGGCGTGGTGACGACGTACGTGACGACCGAGCTCGCCACCGCCGAGCGGACGCGCTCACTGCCGTGGTCGGAGGTCCAGGAGAACGCGGTGCGCGGCCGCTACCTCGGGGGGCAGGTGGCGAGCGGGGCGTATCCGCGGCTGGCGGCGGCGTTTGCGGAGGACTCCGGGCCCATTGACATGGAGGCGGTGTTCGAACGGGCGTTGGGGCGGGTGCTGGACGGATTTGCGCGCTAGCACGACTACCGTCGGCGTGTGTCCGGACGCTGCGGCGCCTCGCCCAGGACGGTGGAGAACAGCGCGTCGCGGAGCGCCACCTCACGCGGGTCGTCCCACAAGTGGAAGCCGCACCGGTTCATGGCGTAGGCGAATCCGACACCGGTGTCCGGGTCGGCGAAGGCGAACGATCCGCCCAGCCCCATCGTGCCGAACGCCGTGCCCGCGGAGGAGCCGAAGCGGAATCGGGGAAAGGGCTTCATGTAACCGAGGGAGTACTGGGTGTCGACGCGCAGCACCTGGTCCCGCGGCCCTTCGGAAGGAGGCCGGGCGGCTCGGGTGAGGGCCTCCACGGTGGCCGGGTCCAGGCCGAGGGCCTTGCCTCCGGTCGCGGCATCGCCGTACAGCTTGGCGATCGCACGCACCTCGCCGATGCCGTTGACGGCGGGTATCTCCAGGGCGCGCACGTCCGGGCGGTTGAAGGCCTCGACCTTGCCCAGCTCCCGGGGATTGCTGAACGCCCGGGCGGAGAGGCTGCGCGGGTTGCTGAACGCCAGCACGAACGGCAACGGCATCTCGCCCATGTGCAGGAGCATCTCGACACCGGCGAAGCCGTGGATGTGCGCGATCAGCTCCGGATCCACCGTCGAGGGCAAGCCGATGTGGAACTTGGCGTCGAGCGGGGCGGCGATCTCCTCGGCGAAATAACGGCCCAGGCTGCGGCCTCGGGGGTCCACCCGGCGGATCAGTTCGCTCTCGTAGTAGCCCAGCGACTGGCCGTGGTAGCCGTGTCGCGTCCCCGGTGTCCACGCCGGGCGCTGCTCGGCCAGTGCCGCGGACAACACGTGCGGATCCGCCAGGTCCGCCAGCTTCAGCGGCCGGTCGATGACTGGCAACCCGCCTTGGTGCGACAGCAGTTGGCGCACGGTGACGTCACTCTTGCCGGCCTCGGCGAACTCGGGCCAGTAGGCGGCAACCCGTTCGTCGTAGCTCAGCAGTCCGCGGGCGTGGGCGACTGCGACCGCCAGTGACGCGATCCCCTTGGTGGTGGAGAACACCGGCACCAGCGTGTCCTCGTGCCACGGCTCTCGTGTCAGGCCATTGCGGTAACCACCCCAGAGGTCAACGACCTTGACCCCGTCCCGGTAGACGGCACACGCGGCACCAACCTCTTTGCCATCGGCGAAGTTGCGCCGGAACGCGTCCGCGACGGCACCGTAACCCTCCTCCACGGCGCCGCGGACAAGGGCCATCGGTACATCGATCTTTAACACCATGCGACGACGATAGAGCGTGCTCCCGACGGGCTGACATCGAGGCCGACGGCCCCGTGCCGACCGCACCCACGTCACGGCCTCGCACCGATC carries:
- a CDS encoding SGNH/GDSL hydrolase family protein, with amino-acid sequence MRRSRLMAYTTSLLLAVAFALTGATAAQASEQSAATGYVALGDSYSSGVGAGSYIGSSGNCKRSTKAYPHLWAAANSPSSFHFTACSGARTGDVVANQLGPLGSGTGLVSITIGGNDAGFADVMTTCVLQSESACVARINTAKAYVDSTLPGRLDSVYSAISAKAPAAHVVVLGYPRFYKLSGSCVAGMTEGERSAINNAADYLNSAIAKRAADHGFTFGDVVPTFTGHEICSGSSWLHSVNWLNIGESYHPKAAGQSGGYLPVLKSVA
- a CDS encoding serine/threonine-protein kinase — encoded protein: MSEEARSERVIAGRYRLLSPLGEGGMGTVWRARDEVLHREVAVKEVRAPAGLPAPEVERMYARLEREAWAAARVAHRNVVTVYDVAMEEGRPWIVMELVRGISLYDLLDAEGPLSPQRTAHIGAEVLAALRAAHEAGVLHRDVKPGNVLMSNDDRIILTDFGIAMVEGSSALTMTGEVIGSPEFLAPERALGRTPGPESDLWSLGVMLYAAVEGNSPFRQDTPLSTLRAVVDEELPPPRRAGPLTPVIEGLLRKEPAERLSGEAAEEDLRLIAAGGTPRTTAAAYAPTVAALPQPTRPAPHPQPAAPTAPPTPAATTTTAQPAEPAHPRRATVVLIAGLVALALAFAGLTYALLNDNGGSDESSTTGGTTGGTGNGGSTTGGEDNGGTSGGGDDGGTTTGETSGTDGGTNGGSTDGGQTSSPPPQSVEVSLSGSNTQYSGACPPPGAEAPTFTATITVGRAPAEVDYRWVTQSGEPSDPGWKSLSFSGGDTSQQVNHVETKHNADGTYENEMSVEVRSPVHATSDSVAFSVTCETETPTTGGASPTP
- a CDS encoding HoxN/HupN/NixA family nickel/cobalt transporter, with product MGTLALLLVPAGTAAAHPLGNFTVNRYDGLVIGPEKLRIDHVEDLAEIPATQAKPQIKEAGKASWARERCATAAGKSRVTVDGREVALKAGESRVQVRPGQAGLETLRVECRWTAPLPKGEFSLGFRASVDNGPGWREVTARGDRMTLASSDVPTKSVSRELSSYPEELLQSPEDTATASMTVRPGGPALAEENADAPASSILPRGADRFTRALDDLVARHDLSTGFAALALVIAVVLGAMHALAPGHGKTLMAATAAARGGRASMRDVLPLAASVTVTHTLGVVALGLLVTAGSAAAPSVVTWLGITSGALVMAAGLTLVRKAWRARAHRHEHAPGHDHSHGHEDGHTHDHDHGHAHGHTHDHENHEHPHGDTHHHGDTHEHAEQHERPLVLAHAADGGARTSAPGQASALLEAPARTEPHPPGHHHAHTDQHDHAQAHGHDHKRKHSHSGHTHTHTHGGFTHTHEIAPTVRGTILLGFAGGLVPSPSAVVVLVGAAALGKAWFGFLLVLAYGVGLALTLTAAGVAVVKLGSGVSRLLENGPRWTGGPVAALVRRNVALGSAFVVVALGAGLVLQGAATALG
- a CDS encoding tetratricopeptide repeat protein, translating into MSPRENEDGAVEAEQQTARTDAAAPTEGEDTPQSTEPTPDSAPGRPEAAPESRRARVVRLAACTVALAVAMTAGAVVIGSRDDGGVKAVASVPGTAPELLAGGNLNESISALQGHLKAQPKDFSGWATLGVAYVEQARTNGDPSRYPQAQRALDRSLKLKPDNDPALAGRSALAAARHDFPGALRYAENALEENPYNERALSSRIDALVELGRYDEALKASDQADARRPGIPVFTRYAYVRELRGDVPTARRVLEQALSSATAPGDVAYVATSLGQLAWREGEYETALTHYARALRADRTYLPALEGRARAQAANGDQAAAIRGMEEVVAGFPLPGPLVALGELYEARGAEGDKAKARDQYALVDAWTALARANGVNADLDTALAAADHGDRESALRAARAEWDRRETVHTADALAWALHVNGRDEEALPYARRATATGYRDATFLYHRGMIEHANGNKKEARDNLSAALELNPGFSPVGAKAARTALNELGGAK